The Marasmius oreades isolate 03SP1 chromosome 9, whole genome shotgun sequence sequence GTGGGCGCCGATCTTTTGGGCAACATCATCTGGGTCGATCACGACATTTCTAATCCACGCAGTGATGTCTGCGGTTGTCCAACGCTGTGGATCAGAAACACTGTTCTGAATCTCCTGGTTGTTGTACCAGTAGCAAAAAGCGGCTTCAAGTTCCTGCACCAAAATTCCAAAGTGTGGGCATGTGAACTTGACTTCCTTCGAAAAACGATGCAGAAGGATGGCCATTTGTTTGGgtttaccaccaccatcatccccGTTGTTGTAAACAGCATAATCGTAGACATCGTTGAGGAACGTGACGACTTCACTGTCAGATAAGGTGTGATGAGAGTATTGTATAGCCACCCAGCAAAGAACGTGGAAGAAAGACTCGAGATCATCAAACAGAGTGTGCTGCACGGGCTGGCCTCCCAATTGTAACATTCGCGCCGATATGAATTGCCATGTTCCCTGCAACGTTCGTTATATCTCCTGTCAGGACACTGAAAACTAAACCTATCACTCACCGTTCTCTCGTTCTGCCGTGGTTCTCGAGGAATACCGGGCTCGTAGGCCTTGCTAAACTCCCAATCAATAAGGAGGCCGCGTCCATTGAAGATGAGGATGTTGGCAGCACTGATGTCGCGGTGAAGTATGTGAAGCTTCTCGTAAGCTGTTTGATGAGCTGTAGAGTGTCCGTCAGCAGAAAGAAGTCGGAAGACACAACGACGGGATCTCACCCTTTAATGCATCTCTCAGAGCTCCCACAAATTCTGCCAGATTCGAGAACTTCGACAGAGATTTCCCGACTTCCCGAAAGGCCATATAATAATGTCGATGGTGGCGTATTGGAGGGTGATCGCTCATGTACTCGGTTTGTGTATCTTGCCATCTTCCCGACGCATCTCCAGAAGCAAGAAGTGTAGGAATGTGAGGAATATCGGCATTCTTCAGCGACGCATAAATCTTCCCTTCAGTCTCAAGGTCCTTTGTGAAAATCCGCCACGTCGCCTTCAAATAGTGGATGCTAGACTTCAAGGCCTCAGATGCAACGGGTTGTGGACTGTTGATCGCTTCAGTGGTCGTAACGAGGAAGCCCTTTGTGCATCTTCCACGAGGGGTGGGCGGTGGCGTGATGACAATCTTCCCGCCGTAGAAAATGTGTTCTTCCTCGTCGGTTTCGTCATGAATGGTGAACATGTAAACGACCTCCTCTTTTCCCATCTCAAGGATCTCCCTCACACGAGTAATCTCCCTCTCCTGAGTCTTTGGGTTGAGAGGAACGACACAAGGATCGTGCCCTCGCGCTTCACGATCAGCCGAGTGATATCGCCAAAGAAAGTCGACGAGAAACGATTCGTTCCAGACATGGAAACATTTAGAGACCGTGGCGCCAGCTCTATCCCAACGAATCAGCCTTGCGTAATGTCCAAAGATGATGACTGAAAAACAGTGGGTTCGGAACTGACTTGCCATGACCCCCCCAGCGTAGGTGGATATCTGGTCACGAGTGTCCTGTGCTTTGTGCGTGTCACGATCGATGTAACGATTGTCGCTCAAGTCATCCTCAATATCGAGGAACGGATCGTGCCATACTTGAGACTTTAATTCGACGAAAAATTCAGTGACATCGGTGTCGTATCCTTGGATGTCTGGCCGGAAGGCGACAGAATGATTGTTCCACGTGATAGTTGTTGAATCGTTGCAAGTCTTCTTAAGCTGGATGGATGGGCAATACTTTGCGACCGCTGTGATCTAATAAAACACGATCAGAGCGACCTTGAAAAGACAATGGGCTCACTTACCAAGGGGTGGTACCTCGCAGTCTCGATATGTCTTGGCTTGACATCAGGTTCTGTCCTGTACCCCGTGATAGCTTCCTTCACTGCTTGTTTGGAAGTAGTGGAAAAAGCAGGCATGCGTTTGTTCGATTCTGTAAGAAACTTGTCCAAGAATTCCTGCGGAGGGATAGCCTTGGACCATCGGTTGTCCATACAGCATCCTATTTCTCGAAGCACTTCGTCGTGATCTTTAACCTTCTTCTCAAGTCCAAGCCTAGGTTTTGTTCGATGAGGGGTGTCATAGTCAGTTTGAGCCACTGCGCGAGGAGCAGTAAAGGGACGACGCTGACTGAGAGAAGCAACTAAAGGACGCGGGGGAGTCGATACCGCCATGTTTCTTCATTTTGATAGAAGGTTAGAATGAGGACTTTATAGGATTTGCGAAAGATAATGGTGGAAggtggaaggaaggaggAAACAAAAGAAGACGCGACTACAACGTGACCGTACACGCGTAATGTGCCACGATTCCCAGGCTCTTTTGGTCGTTTTAGGTAGAAAATTGCGACAAATTAGGACATAATAAGAATTTCTCTTCCTAATTTGTTCATTTTTGTATCGTATTCCAAGAGATTGTGGCACCGTGGCAGGCTCTGACTGAGTCGAAGATAGTTTGAACATTTGAGTCAATGAATCAAGTGACTCAATTCAGAACAAGACAATGGCGTCAAATACTTATTTATTAAGGGCCAGTGGCATTCCACGAGTTCAAGGCTGTAATTATCATTCTCAAAATCGTTCCACGTTTGGAGACTAATGGACACAATAGAACACCATATCTCAGGAAGTCAATATCTGTCCATGAGATGCCATGGTTTTCGCGGCGACCAGCCTGAGGATATCGGGCAATTACTTGAATTTACAAGAACTTCACTGGCAGAGGAATGGAGTATTGCGCATCAATGCATCAATTTTCAATCACTGCCACGGTCCACGGTCCTTGGCTTTCTGGCGCCATGAGGCATCTCGGGTCGGAGTTCAAAATTTTGTCCGAGTCGTGCAAGTACCTCATAAATTGCTTCTCTTGCGCGGTTTCGGCTCAAATCAGGATTTTTTTTACGCCAGTTTGTCAAAAATAAAGTCTCTCAGGGGACCGCGAGCGTACCAAGATCGAAACTACAATAATCCTCCGACAATCGTGTACATATTGTAATATGAATTCATGTGAAGAGAGTGTGTGTATACGTGAACGTTCGGGTTCACTATTTCCTTGACGTTTCCGTTCGGAGGGCAAATCAACCAAAAGATAAGATGAAGCACAGGATGTACTGGACGTACAACACCCATCTTAGTTCCCATTTCGCCTCAAACAGCTAataaaacaaaaaaaaaaatacaacGAAGTCGACTCAGAAACCTCCCCCACCCAGTTTCACTTCCCCAACCTAGCCCGAACCACATTCTGAAGAGCAtccccatcatcatcctgatCAACCGACCACGTAAAACACCCTCCCATCCCACGATCCTTCGCAAACGCAGCTTTATCTCCCAACGACCACGTATCATCATAAGTCACTACCGTCGTTTGGGACGGTTTGAATAGGTACTACGGGGGGAAGGAGAGTCAACGTCCcaaacaaaaagaaaaaaggaaaaaaGGAAATCGGACGTACGGGCGTATCACTACAATCATCCCACCCCATCTCAAACCCACCCCCCGCACGATAATTCCCATCCGAGTCTTTCACAAGTGCACCGGAAGAAACTAACGTTCTGAATGGGATCTGTTGGCCGTACCAACTTCGTAAATCCGCATCTGCCGCCGTTGCCATAGTTCGAGTTTCATGAGCCTGAGGTTTGACGAGACCCTCCCTGCGATGCGGGTGTGGATGCGGGTGTGGGCGTGCCCCTCCTCCTTGTGTGCGTAACGCTGCCGCCACCGACCCAGACACAGACACAGGAGGCGCAAAGCTCCCTGACAATGTCGTCCTCGAACTCTGCGATACATACCCATAGAGCGGTAGCCCAAGCAACAATTTAGACGCTGGAGCACCCGCAGCAGTCCATTGGTTAAATGCAGCTTCTGCGCTGGCCTGTGGTTGAGTGGACGTTCCGCAGGCGTCACCTACATAGGGGAGAGGGAGTGGCAGTAAGCATCGGAAGAGGAAGGGACTTTTTAACTAAAACACACAGCCAACTTACTTAGCGGTGCATTGGGTCCCGGGTTTGCAGATGCACCCCAAACATCGTAATTCCTATCAACGGAGAATATGAGAAtattttttaaaaaaaacaacaagaAGTCGCGAGGACGAACAAGCAAAGGAACGTACATGATATTGATATACGTCATCTCCTTCGCATACGCTGAGATATCCTTCAACGGTTGACCGTTCGTGCCGAGCCATGGTAGGTGAGGGACAGCAGCGCTTATGATCTTGCTGGTACCTAGTTTGAGTGATAGGGTCATAGGATAAGCTAACTGCATGTGTGTGCCGGTGAACAGCGGAGGGGGACTCACCCAAAGCTGTCCGAAGCCCTTGGAACAACTGTAACAAGTTCCCAGCGTCTTCGGATGAATGAGGGTTTCCTGCTCCCTCGGAATTGGGGTATTCCTATCGAGGTGAAGATCAGTGGTTGGTAGTTCATGGAGGGGCGTAGGTTGtaatcagattcagattccCTCACCCAGTCGATATCAACGCCTACAGAAAGTTCACATCGGTTCATCGGGAAGAAAGGGAGAGTTTGCGTACCGTCCAAATCAAAATCATGCACGACGTTGACCAATGTATAGATGAAGTTGCTTCGGTTCTGGTTATTCGTAGCAGAGGAGAAACCTGCGCTTCCACCCCACCCGCCTTTTCCAGAGAACACAGTCAGCGAGTCACTAAACAGATAGTACAAGTCACCCTCCAATGCAGCTCACCGGCAGACAAAACGATCTTGGTCCCGCTCCCGCTCTGACGAGAAGCAGTGACTAATCTTCTCAATATATCCTGGCTCCATGAGTCCCAGTTGAGACCGCCGTCCTGGTTCGGGATCGCGAATGCTATATAAATTCAAGAGCGATCAGCTGTTTGGCGCGGGAGCGAAAATTAGAGAaaactggggaaaatccatACCGAAAAACAAGATATCAAACTTTGAAAAGTTTATATTCTCAGGTGGATTACTTCCAGCACTCCAATCTACGAGTTTCCAGTTTGGTGTAAGTCAAAGTATCACGGACGTCATCGATGAGCGACGGACCAGGATAATAAGCAGCAGCAACCGGCGCGCTAGCCTTGGCAGCAATAGCAGTCGCCAATCCCGTCTTTCTCAACCACGTCGAAGGTACAGCGTCTTCCGGATGGAAGCTCATGTCATTGGACGACATGGACGGTTCGAGAAAGTGGAGTAGAGCAGGATGGTTCTGATATTCGGATTTCTGAAGGAGAGTCGATAGATATCTCGCCAAACCGGTCTTTCGTTCGTTGACAAGGGTATCGTCCTTCCACGCGGA is a genomic window containing:
- a CDS encoding uncharacterized protein (CAZy:GH18); the encoded protein is MALSVTIPTHTTSSFPKPHILYNIHVSKDGKAKVVDKRYSDFITLNNSLAVHGIPLPPKRILVTTFIPSAWKDDTLVNERKTGLARYLSTLLQKSEYQNHPALLHFLEPSMSSNDMSFHPEDAVPSTWLRKTGLATAIAAKASAPVAAAYYPDWSAGSNPPENINFSKFDILFFAFAIPNQDGGLNWDSWSQDILRRLVTASRQSGSGTKIVLSAGGWGGSAGFSSATNNQNRSNFIYTLVNVVHDFDLDGVDIDWEYPNSEGAGNPHSSEDAGNLLQLFQGLRTALGTSKIISAAVPHLPWLGTNGQPLKDISAYAKEMTYINIMNYDVWGASANPGPNAPLSDACGTSTQPQASAEAAFNQWTAAGAPASKLLLGLPLYGYVSQSSRTTLSGSFAPPVSVSGSVAAALRTQGGGARPHPHPHPHRREGLVKPQAHETRTMATAADADLRSWYGQQIPFRTLVSSGALVKDSDGNYRAGGGFEMGWDDCSDTPYLFKPSQTTVVTYDDTWSLGDKAAFAKDRGMGGCFTWSVDQDDDGDALQNVVRARLGK
- a CDS encoding uncharacterized protein (CAZy:GH18), giving the protein MFTPSRGQMYCMFLVVDFNPDVDSFPKHPVESSWTGRTGTSCATCPCQLSPPKDWIANTYRSTSPNMALSVTIPTHTTSSFPKPHILYNIHVSKDGKAKVVDKRYSDFITLNNSLAVHGIPLPPKRILVTTFIPSAWKDDTLVNERKTGLARYLSTLLQKSEYQNHPALLHFLEPSMSSNDMSFHPEDAVPSTWLRKTGLATAIAAKASAPVAAAYYPDWSAGSNPPENINFSKFDILFFAFAIPNQDGGLNWDSWSQDILRRLVTASRQSGSGTKIVLSAGGWGGSAGFSSATNNQNRSNFIYTLVNVVHDFDLDGVDIDWEYPNSEGAGNPHSSEDAGNLLQLFQGLRTALGTSKIISAAVPHLPWLGTNGQPLKDISAYAKEMTYINIMNYDVWGASANPGPNAPLSDACGTSTQPQASAEAAFNQWTAAGAPASKLLLGLPLYGYVSQSSRTTLSGSFAPPVSVSGSVAAALRTQGGGARPHPHPHPHRREGLVKPQAHETRTMATAADADLRSWYGQQIPFRTLVSSGALVKDSDGNYRAGGGFEMGWDDCSDTPYLFKPSQTTVVTYDDTWSLGDKAAFAKDRGMGGCFTWSVDQDDDGDALQNVVRARLGK